The Effusibacillus pohliae DSM 22757 genome includes a window with the following:
- a CDS encoding beta strand repeat-containing protein, with protein sequence MTTTVTVYGQAAGLKLSAASNNVVANGKSQDVITATVVDANGNVVSNFNGTVNVAVTTNGAVKLVGSSTTDYSSGVPALFNVKVTNGVATFAVVASSAAGLTDTVSLNGLVSTNQSPIASNVNYPTIAISTVAPAATSLKVTSDIPSVSVNGPTSGNVVNVTAQVQDSTGTNFASAQYVTLTITGPGSFSSSSDVKTLTVYTNAGNGSTGSIPVYATQGVAGTIVVTASAQGLNSGTLNIPTYVTTAPANLKVTSTNGTTSSGVSYTVYTVQLVDANGNLITTGTNAGDAITISDNTSNSNVGGTLQYFGVDANGQPSGSVPLPTNLNNGQAKFAVENTTVGVANPTITVKDTVLNFTATATYTYAVGAPAKVAFGSTVNQTVQAGQSVTFTAQLQDAAGNNVKAAGQNVVFYFNSNTVNATLPNGSSLTGSANGYVATTDANGVATVTVQVPSSATAGQSFQLYANLQGGTQPAAPGPIDSVVAAANYVTALKFGSWAGSTFTAYSWPANNQITAGNNLNNVPVALNNAIGAQAGANDQLKVVTSNPAVIGFNSYDPGKTDSKTVTASSGAAVLPQLQAMQAGTATITVTDLTNPSVPALTVSLTVVQGPVNNGAVGVNGAVIGANNPLTVAADTPVAVTIYNVDMGNNPVPVTATEAHGATSAVFALGDTNGGEFRATPNGARITYVSIPVGQSSTTVYYVNHTAGTYTSGLTATTPNNATGVTVSPASTGPNVGAVDNLTVTLNGANTFNGTLPITISGAVNSPNGTAPVLATTATFTNGTATVPVQLYSATTQNLTVSVAGYTSPAVAVTPVAGALNSATVTYSATTVAATGSLSAPTLSGKDSYGNTVTPSGGSFSVVRKSGTGSGVNIDPTTGALTTNGATSGDVWTVTYTQGAVTATQDITIQ encoded by the coding sequence TTGACTACGACGGTGACGGTTTATGGGCAGGCGGCTGGACTGAAATTGTCTGCTGCTAGTAATAACGTTGTAGCTAACGGTAAATCTCAAGATGTAATTACTGCAACTGTTGTTGATGCAAACGGTAACGTAGTTTCGAACTTCAACGGTACTGTTAACGTTGCTGTTACCACTAATGGTGCTGTTAAACTGGTTGGATCTTCAACAACCGACTATAGTTCTGGTGTACCCGCTCTGTTCAACGTAAAAGTAACCAACGGCGTTGCTACCTTCGCTGTTGTGGCAAGCTCTGCAGCTGGTCTTACTGATACCGTTTCGTTGAATGGTTTGGTATCTACCAATCAGTCGCCGATTGCAAGCAACGTAAACTATCCGACAATTGCAATCAGCACTGTAGCTCCTGCTGCTACGAGCTTGAAAGTTACTTCGGATATACCGAGCGTAAGTGTTAACGGTCCTACTTCAGGCAACGTTGTTAACGTAACCGCTCAAGTGCAAGATAGCACCGGAACAAACTTTGCATCTGCACAATACGTAACATTAACGATCACCGGGCCTGGTTCTTTCTCCAGCTCCAGTGATGTGAAGACCTTAACTGTTTACACTAATGCTGGTAATGGTTCTACTGGTTCTATTCCGGTTTATGCTACTCAAGGTGTTGCTGGGACCATCGTAGTAACAGCTTCGGCACAAGGGTTAAATTCCGGAACTCTAAATATTCCGACCTATGTAACTACAGCACCTGCGAACTTGAAGGTCACTTCGACCAACGGTACCACTTCTTCGGGTGTATCGTACACGGTTTACACCGTACAATTGGTTGACGCTAACGGTAACTTGATCACTACTGGCACCAATGCTGGTGATGCAATTACTATTTCCGACAACACATCGAATTCCAACGTTGGTGGAACGCTTCAATACTTCGGAGTAGATGCTAACGGGCAGCCTTCCGGTTCCGTTCCACTTCCGACTAATCTCAACAACGGTCAAGCGAAATTTGCAGTTGAAAATACGACTGTAGGTGTCGCTAATCCAACGATTACAGTGAAGGACACCGTTCTTAACTTTACGGCAACAGCCACATATACCTATGCGGTAGGTGCACCTGCTAAAGTAGCGTTTGGTTCTACTGTTAACCAAACAGTTCAAGCTGGGCAATCCGTAACATTCACTGCACAGCTTCAAGACGCTGCTGGTAATAATGTTAAAGCTGCCGGGCAGAATGTAGTATTCTACTTCAACAGCAACACTGTAAATGCAACACTGCCCAACGGATCGTCTTTGACTGGATCTGCTAATGGTTATGTTGCTACAACCGATGCAAACGGTGTTGCTACTGTAACAGTTCAGGTTCCGAGTAGTGCAACTGCAGGTCAGTCCTTCCAACTTTATGCTAACCTGCAAGGTGGAACTCAACCTGCAGCACCAGGTCCTATTGACTCTGTCGTAGCTGCTGCTAACTATGTAACGGCTCTGAAATTCGGATCTTGGGCTGGTTCTACCTTTACAGCTTATAGCTGGCCGGCTAACAACCAAATTACCGCTGGTAACAACTTAAATAATGTACCTGTTGCACTCAACAACGCAATTGGTGCACAGGCCGGTGCCAACGATCAGCTCAAGGTTGTAACTTCGAACCCGGCAGTAATTGGATTCAACAGCTACGACCCTGGAAAGACTGACTCGAAGACCGTAACGGCTTCTTCTGGTGCTGCTGTTCTGCCGCAATTACAAGCTATGCAAGCAGGTACTGCAACAATTACTGTAACAGATCTGACCAACCCGTCTGTTCCTGCATTAACTGTATCTCTTACTGTTGTACAGGGTCCTGTTAACAACGGTGCAGTCGGTGTGAATGGCGCAGTAATTGGTGCAAATAACCCATTGACTGTTGCTGCTGATACTCCGGTTGCGGTAACCATCTATAACGTTGATATGGGTAATAACCCTGTACCTGTAACTGCTACAGAGGCACACGGTGCAACCAGTGCAGTATTTGCTTTGGGGGATACCAACGGAGGTGAGTTCCGTGCTACTCCTAACGGTGCTCGAATTACCTACGTATCAATTCCGGTTGGTCAAAGCTCGACAACTGTATACTATGTGAACCATACTGCTGGCACTTACACAAGCGGCTTGACTGCAACTACTCCGAATAATGCGACTGGTGTAACCGTTTCTCCAGCAAGTACTGGTCCGAACGTGGGAGCAGTTGACAATCTGACTGTAACGTTGAATGGAGCTAATACCTTCAATGGAACACTGCCAATTACAATTAGTGGTGCTGTTAACTCTCCGAACGGAACTGCACCAGTATTAGCAACTACTGCAACGTTTACTAACGGTACAGCTACAGTTCCTGTTCAACTCTACAGTGCTACTACTCAAAACTTGACTGTATCTGTTGCTGGTTACACAAGCCCCGCTGTTGCAGTAACTCCAGTAGCTGGTGCATTGAATAGTGCAACGGTTACTTACTCTGCAACTACTGTTGCTGC